The Candidatus Cloacimonadota bacterium genome has a window encoding:
- a CDS encoding glycosyltransferase family A protein, translating to MKKVSVIIPTYNCPYLGEAIESVLTQTYKNIEIIIVDDGTTNNLKISLEKYKNRIKYLYQENSGPAAARNLGMKNATGDYIAFLDADDIWLPEKVEKQLAIFEENSDFGFAYCDNYFITKTGKTIENYIRKVKLVKGDILLDFFLDFFLITSGIILKRECLEKTGLFDEQLPVGEDFEFFLRLCRHYKAGVVKKKLYNRRVWQESLSKQDYELNKKIDIETLKKFISVNPAFYKKYRKVIRKRMADLYFKFGYAYRMHGENLKAYFQFVNSLKCGFNFKAFKNVVLCLVPCGFRRQ from the coding sequence ATGAAAAAAGTTAGTGTAATTATTCCAACCTATAATTGCCCCTATCTTGGAGAAGCAATAGAAAGTGTTCTAACTCAAACTTATAAGAATATTGAAATCATTATTGTAGATGATGGGACTACCAACAACCTAAAAATATCGCTGGAAAAATACAAAAATCGGATCAAATATTTATATCAGGAAAACAGTGGTCCCGCAGCCGCCCGTAATCTCGGAATGAAGAATGCAACCGGAGATTACATTGCCTTTCTTGACGCCGACGATATTTGGCTTCCTGAAAAGGTGGAAAAACAGCTCGCTATATTTGAAGAAAATTCCGATTTTGGTTTTGCTTATTGCGACAACTATTTCATCACCAAAACCGGTAAAACCATCGAAAATTATATCCGAAAAGTAAAATTGGTCAAAGGTGATATTTTACTCGATTTTTTTTTGGACTTCTTTTTAATAACTTCCGGAATTATCCTAAAAAGAGAATGTTTGGAAAAAACAGGATTATTTGATGAGCAATTACCCGTTGGAGAAGATTTTGAATTTTTTTTGAGATTATGCAGGCATTATAAAGCCGGGGTTGTTAAAAAAAAATTGTACAACCGCCGAGTCTGGCAGGAAAGCCTCAGCAAGCAGGATTATGAATTAAACAAGAAAATTGACATAGAAACGTTGAAAAAATTTATTTCGGTTAATCCTGCTTTTTATAAAAAATATAGAAAGGTAATTAGGAAAAGAATGGCGGATTTGTATTTTAAATTTGGATATGCGTATCGGATGCATGGAGAAAACTTGAAGGCGTATTTTCAGTTTGTTAATTCATTGAAATGT